The DNA sequence GGCGGTCGGCAACCGACTGCACCTGGCGTTCACCGGTCTCCGACAGCGGCGGGTCCACAGTCTCGCCGGCGCTCAACTCCTTGGTGAGCTGCTGCTCACCGTGACGCACCAACACGAGCTCGCACAAGCCGTCCAATGGCGCGAACGGATTGTCGAGGTCTATGGAGCGGGCACGCGGCTGACTGAGCACTCTGCCAGTGAACCACAAACTGTCGTCGGTCTAAAGATACGTTGTCGAATTGCCAGCTAGATGGCGTGAGAGTCCTTCAGAAGTGCGGTCCGAGACCAGCGATGTGCATCACACACTGCAGATGTCCGCTGCCAACTCTCGGACCTCGTCGGAGAACTTTCGGCGGCCGAGGTTGGCCAGCACAGCGTCTTCGGTGAGCCATGACGCGGCTGAGACCTCCAGCAGACTCGACAGCGCGGTTGCGGCGGCAGCCTGCTTCGCCTTCGACGCGACACGGTTGCGCGTTCGCAGCTCGGCCGAGAACACCGCGAGCATCTCGAGGCGCACCTCTCGGCGGAGTGCCTCGATCGACAGACTCCAGCCGGGCGAGCGGACGAAATAGACCAGCGACGCCGACCGCTGGCTGTCGGTCCATTCCAGCAATCGCACGATGATGTCGCCGAGCGGTGCATCCGGATCCTCGGCCACTTTGCCCCGCAGCTCATCGAGCAGTTGCTCTGCGAAAAGCCGCAGGCCACCGAGCAGCACCTCGTCTTTGGACGGGTAGTGGTAGTAGACCGCGGCCGATGTCATGTGCGCTTCGGCAGCGATGTCGGCGACGGTGACGTCTTCGATCGACCGGACGGAGTACAGGTGCATCGCCGCTTCGACCACCACTTCGCGCCGCGAGGGCCTGTGTGCTGCTCTTTTGGTCCCCTTGCCCACCGGGGTGGCGGCAGCAGACGTACCCGTGCCGGACCTCCCTGGCTCCCCACCCTTGCTTGTCATGCACTAGATGATGACAGGCGGAACAAGTTCTCGAGGCTGTGACATCCTGATGTGGTAACTCAAGGGGCAATGCAGTCATCCGGGGCGAGGAGGAACGACTGTGGCACGGCGGAAGACAACCACACCGGCATCGAACGGTGAACGCACCACCGACAGCCGGACGCTGGACACCGACGAGAACTGGCTGGGCTGGGATTCGCTGCCTGCGGCGGATGACCAACCGGGCGGTGGCCTCGGGTCGCCGACCCCCGAGCAGGCAGACGACTCCGAACCTGACGAACCCGTGAAGAAGACCGCACCGGCAAAGGGCTCGGCGCACCGGCCGTCACGGCGCCACCTGATCGTGAAGGCAGCGGTCAGAGTGTTTTCCAAGAAAGGCTTCGCCGAGGCCTCGATCCAGGAGATCGCCGAGGAAGCCGGCATGGTCCCCACCGCCGTCTACTACCACTTCGCCAGCAAGGAAGAGTTGTTCGAGAGCGCTCTGGGATATGCGATGGACGCCAGCTCCAAGGCGGCGTACTCGGCCCGACCCGATGACGTCTCTGCAGATGCCGACTCGTTCAAAGAGGTCGTCTCGGCCGTGTGGGACTGGACCGCGGAGCACCCGAACTCGGCCCGCATGCTGTTCCTTCAAATGGCAGGCGGCGCGACTCCCGGAACACGCCTGCTCACCAAGGAGTACGAGGAACGGCACATCCGCCGCGCATTCGACTATTTCCCGGTCACCGATGTGCCTCCCAACAAGCGCGCCGCCGCGGCACAACACGCAGCCCGCTCGCTTCGGGTGCGCACGATGATCGCGATGACCATCGCCATCCAGCCACTCCGTATCGAGGGTGGGCCGCTCGCCGACATCCCCGTCCCCAGGCTGCGGACTGCGACCACCGAGGTCTGCTCGAGGATGATCGAAGGTCGCTGACCCGCCCCTCCACGCCACTCCGTCGAGTAACTTGACAGCAATACCAGTTGAGTTCGACGAAGTGGAGCGTTTCGATGCGAGTTCTGGCTGTCACGGGTGGGCATTCCTTCGACCGGGAGGCCTTCGCCGAGTTCCTCGACTCCCTGCCTGCGGACATCACGTGGCGTGAGCATCCGGATGCAGACATCTCCGCTGCAGAACTCGCCGAGTTCGACGCATCACTCCACTACGACATGCCCGGGACCCTTCCGGAGCCGACCGATCCCCCAGAATCGATCCGTGAGGCCATCCGATCAGCGCCCGACACGGGCCATGGGTACGTGGTGCTGCACCACGCGCTCGCATCCTGGGCGCGCTGGGATGAATGGGCGGAGTTCGTCGGCGGTCGCTACCTCTACCAGCCAGGTGTGGTCCGCGGCGTCACCTGCCCGGATTCGGGTTACCGACACGCAGTACCAGAGACGATCTCGGTGGTCGACGCGGCTCACCCGGTGGTCTCGCAGGTGCCCGCAGAGTTCGGACTGACCGACGAGACGTACCTGTGCGAGGTCTTCGAAGACGACGTCGAGCCACTGCTGCGCACCGATGCCGAGATGACCGACGCCGTCCACTGGTCGACGTCGCTGGCCATGGCGGGCCGTCGCGACAACCGGGAGGGCTGGCGACATCGCGAGGGTTCCCCCCTGGCCGGGTGGACAAAGACCAATGGCCGTAGCCGGCTGGTCTACCTGCAACCCGGAGACAAGGCCCCCACATTGCGCGACGCGAACTACCGAGCCCTGGTGTCGGGCGCACTCGAATGGGTGAGTCGTCGCCGCTGACGTACTTTTTGGTGACAACCTAAAGAAATTTGTGCTCGCGATCACTCTTCGCTGCTACAGTTAGTGCATTCGGTACCAAGTAAGGCAGCGAGTCTCAGAAGAGGGAGCACGCGATGCGTCAGATCAAGCATCCGATGAGCCGGGCGATCTACGAATTCGATGAGGATTTCAACGTCCGGGTCACCACCAAAGACGGCAAGACCGGCACTTTCGACCCCGAGGGTCGGTACCTGCACGGTGAGGTGAAGGCTGTGGACCCCGAACTGGCCCGGTGGGTGGGTCTCGGACCGCGCGAACCTGTGCCGATCACCCAGAACAGGCGTTTCATGGGCGCAGCCAAACTGCTCGAGAAGATGCAGGCCGACAAAGTGGCGGCAGACGCCCTCGCCGTCAGCCTTGAACAAGGAGGCAAATTGTGACAAATATCGACGAGCGTGCGGCCGGTCGATCCACAGACGGCGGTTTCATCGAGAACGGAACCGCGTACCAGCGACTGCTCGACACCGACACCCATCCGGTGCCCGACATCCTGCGCGGGGAGTCGTACGAGAAGTACGAAGACCAGAACTTCGTGCCGGTCTCCCGCTACATCAGCCGCAAGTACCACGAGCTCGAGCGCGACCGCATGTGGTACAAGGTCTGGCAGATGGCATGCCGCGAGG is a window from the Williamsia sp. DF01-3 genome containing:
- a CDS encoding TetR/AcrR family transcriptional regulator; this translates as MTSKGGEPGRSGTGTSAAATPVGKGTKRAAHRPSRREVVVEAAMHLYSVRSIEDVTVADIAAEAHMTSAAVYYHYPSKDEVLLGGLRLFAEQLLDELRGKVAEDPDAPLGDIIVRLLEWTDSQRSASLVYFVRSPGWSLSIEALRREVRLEMLAVFSAELRTRNRVASKAKQAAAATALSSLLEVSAASWLTEDAVLANLGRRKFSDEVRELAADICSV
- a CDS encoding TetR/AcrR family transcriptional regulator, producing the protein MARRKTTTPASNGERTTDSRTLDTDENWLGWDSLPAADDQPGGGLGSPTPEQADDSEPDEPVKKTAPAKGSAHRPSRRHLIVKAAVRVFSKKGFAEASIQEIAEEAGMVPTAVYYHFASKEELFESALGYAMDASSKAAYSARPDDVSADADSFKEVVSAVWDWTAEHPNSARMLFLQMAGGATPGTRLLTKEYEERHIRRAFDYFPVTDVPPNKRAAAAQHAARSLRVRTMIAMTIAIQPLRIEGGPLADIPVPRLRTATTEVCSRMIEGR
- a CDS encoding ThuA domain-containing protein — its product is MRVLAVTGGHSFDREAFAEFLDSLPADITWREHPDADISAAELAEFDASLHYDMPGTLPEPTDPPESIREAIRSAPDTGHGYVVLHHALASWARWDEWAEFVGGRYLYQPGVVRGVTCPDSGYRHAVPETISVVDAAHPVVSQVPAEFGLTDETYLCEVFEDDVEPLLRTDAEMTDAVHWSTSLAMAGRRDNREGWRHREGSPLAGWTKTNGRSRLVYLQPGDKAPTLRDANYRALVSGALEWVSRRR